The following are from one region of the Stanieria cyanosphaera PCC 7437 genome:
- a CDS encoding polysaccharide biosynthesis tyrosine autokinase, with amino-acid sequence MESTKINHSTFEPNLIPLVIKRRWLPALTVFTSILTLGIIATNFKKPIYSASGELLYKRVNPTYSLINPAAEHQESSYNLKSDPLTTQSEILRSKPVVKETLAQLNWQDEKGKPIKPEQFLENFDVKNLTGTDILSVSYQSQNPQKAAEATNTLISVFLQQNIAANRAELVAARKFLEEQLPKAQATVANAELALRNYKEKNKIVSLETEAPKIVELVNRIQQQIIDSKAEIAKISNESNTLKQKLGMDSNRAALITNLSQSPAVQEVLQQLQQVESELAQEKSRYTDNNPKIVELTEKVQSLKSLLNQRIQQISGDRVNLLYGNLQNGQLQQELTSNLIQLEATNRGLVNQIAELSQIETDYQKRINTFPRLEQQLKALQRELEVSQSTYALLLQKFQEVRIAENQNTGDFRVVSEAVVPAEPVPYKAISYLASGLLATLVAVGTIYLLEILDKSIKTLEEAKQIFGYTWLGIIPAAEQSKLPELSKQEVDPLIPKLFVRDYSAFAISESYRMLQSNLRFLSCDQKIKTIVVTSSVSQEGKSTISANLAAAMAQVGHRVLLIDAHLHHPIQHRIWDLYNNCGLSNLIAEQINPSSAIKEVMLNLDVLPSGVIPPSPVTLLDSQKMINLIDFFATRYDFVIIDTPALNFAPDASIIGRITDGILLVVKPGVVDQTNAKFTKELLEQSGQNVLGIVVNGVSPTSEPHGYYYHSLEHRLTKEQPKLLGQPKEELWETISRLARESKQKTSFNSTVNLEELDHTPIEKLKEIVNQFQRDLDILTKLVKEQEEELSLQRQTVKRLQRKLNIATDQDRFTLEQKLAQEQEIRSMLDETLVGQRRNLEKRKEILRQYQQILSLRQTSLKE; translated from the coding sequence ATGGAATCAACCAAAATTAACCATTCAACTTTTGAACCTAATTTAATACCTTTAGTTATTAAACGTCGATGGTTACCTGCATTAACAGTTTTTACTTCTATTTTAACTCTTGGCATAATTGCAACCAATTTCAAAAAACCTATTTATTCAGCATCCGGAGAATTACTTTATAAAAGAGTCAACCCAACTTATTCTCTGATTAATCCAGCAGCAGAACATCAAGAAAGTAGTTATAACTTAAAAAGCGATCCTTTGACAACTCAATCGGAAATTCTTCGTTCTAAACCTGTTGTTAAAGAAACGTTAGCTCAATTAAATTGGCAAGATGAAAAAGGTAAGCCTATAAAACCTGAGCAATTTCTGGAAAATTTTGACGTTAAAAATCTAACGGGTACAGATATTTTGTCAGTTTCTTATCAATCTCAAAACCCTCAAAAAGCTGCTGAGGCTACTAATACTTTAATTTCTGTTTTTCTACAACAGAATATTGCAGCTAATCGAGCCGAATTAGTAGCTGCTCGCAAGTTTCTTGAAGAACAATTACCCAAAGCACAAGCAACAGTTGCTAACGCTGAATTAGCTCTACGGAATTATAAAGAAAAAAATAAAATTGTCTCTTTAGAAACAGAAGCACCTAAAATTGTTGAGTTGGTTAATCGAATACAGCAACAAATTATTGACTCTAAGGCAGAAATAGCCAAAATTAGTAATGAATCCAATACTTTAAAACAAAAATTAGGGATGGATTCCAATCGAGCAGCATTAATTACTAATCTTAGTCAGTCTCCTGCTGTTCAAGAAGTATTGCAACAACTTCAACAAGTAGAATCAGAATTAGCTCAGGAAAAAAGTCGTTATACAGATAATAATCCTAAAATCGTTGAATTAACAGAAAAAGTTCAATCTCTTAAAAGTTTACTCAACCAACGCATACAACAAATTTCAGGCGATCGCGTTAACTTACTTTATGGTAATCTTCAAAACGGACAACTACAACAAGAACTAACATCCAATTTAATTCAGCTAGAAGCAACTAATCGTGGTTTAGTTAATCAAATAGCTGAATTATCTCAAATCGAAACTGACTATCAAAAAAGAATCAATACTTTTCCTCGCTTAGAGCAACAGCTAAAAGCTTTACAGCGAGAATTAGAAGTGTCTCAATCCACTTACGCTTTACTACTACAAAAATTCCAAGAAGTCAGAATTGCAGAAAATCAAAATACAGGTGATTTTCGCGTTGTCTCTGAAGCAGTTGTTCCAGCAGAACCAGTTCCCTACAAAGCGATTAGCTATCTAGCTTCAGGATTATTAGCTACCCTAGTAGCAGTAGGTACAATTTACCTGTTAGAAATACTTGATAAATCGATTAAAACTCTTGAAGAAGCCAAGCAGATTTTTGGTTATACATGGCTAGGTATTATTCCTGCTGCCGAGCAATCTAAACTACCAGAACTAAGCAAGCAAGAAGTAGATCCTTTAATTCCTAAACTATTTGTCCGAGACTATTCTGCTTTTGCGATTAGCGAATCTTATCGGATGCTTCAATCTAACCTTCGGTTTCTCAGTTGCGATCAAAAAATTAAAACTATAGTTGTTACCAGTTCAGTTTCCCAAGAAGGTAAATCTACCATTTCTGCTAATTTGGCTGCTGCAATGGCTCAAGTAGGTCATCGAGTTCTTTTAATTGATGCCCATTTACATCATCCTATCCAACATCGGATCTGGGATTTATACAATAACTGCGGTTTAAGTAATCTAATTGCTGAACAAATCAATCCAAGCTCGGCCATTAAAGAAGTTATGCTCAACTTAGATGTACTGCCGTCAGGAGTTATTCCACCTAGCCCAGTAACTTTGCTTGATTCGCAAAAAATGATTAACTTAATTGATTTTTTTGCTACACGTTATGATTTCGTAATTATCGATACACCTGCTTTAAATTTTGCACCTGATGCGTCGATTATTGGCAGAATAACTGATGGGATTTTATTAGTAGTCAAGCCTGGAGTTGTTGATCAAACTAACGCCAAATTTACTAAAGAACTTCTAGAACAATCTGGACAAAATGTTTTAGGTATTGTCGTTAATGGTGTAAGTCCTACCTCAGAGCCTCATGGATACTATTATCATAGTCTTGAACATAGACTAACTAAAGAACAACCAAAATTATTAGGACAACCAAAAGAAGAATTATGGGAAACTATTTCTCGTCTAGCAAGAGAATCTAAACAGAAAACTTCTTTCAATTCCACAGTTAATTTAGAAGAACTAGATCATACTCCCATAGAAAAATTAAAAGAAATTGTTAATCAATTTCAACGAGATTTAGATATTTTAACTAAACTAGTTAAAGAACAAGAAGAAGAATTGTCTCTACAACGCCAAACTGTCAAAAGGTTACAAAGAAAACTTAATATTGCTACAGATCAAGATCGTTTTACCTTAGAACAAAAACTTGCTCAAGAACAAGAAATAAGAAGTATGCTTGATGAAACATTAGTTGGTCAGCGACGCAACTTAGAAAAAAGAAAAGAAATTTTGCGCCAATATCAGCAAATCTTATCACTTAGACAAACTAGTTTGAAAGAATAA
- the dtd gene encoding D-aminoacyl-tRNA deacylase — protein MRVVIQRVKSSSVIVDGEIVGKIGKGLNLLVGIAPSDTEVELDWMARKCLELRLFPGDSNSSKWEKSVVEIDGELLVISQFTLYGDCRKGRRPSFSNSASPDLAEILYEQFIHKLKQSGLKVATGKFGAMMQVSIDNDGPVTLLLERESNN, from the coding sequence ATGCGGGTTGTCATTCAGCGAGTTAAATCTTCTTCGGTAATTGTAGATGGAGAAATTGTCGGTAAAATCGGCAAAGGATTAAATTTACTAGTAGGAATTGCCCCTAGCGATACAGAAGTAGAACTAGATTGGATGGCACGTAAATGTCTAGAGTTAAGGTTATTTCCAGGAGATTCTAATAGTAGTAAATGGGAAAAGTCGGTAGTCGAGATTGATGGAGAACTATTAGTAATTAGTCAGTTTACTCTTTATGGAGATTGTCGCAAAGGTCGTCGTCCTTCTTTTAGTAATTCTGCATCACCCGATTTAGCAGAAATATTATATGAACAATTTATTCATAAATTAAAACAAAGTGGATTAAAGGTAGCCACAGGAAAATTTGGTGCAATGATGCAAGTTAGCATTGATAATGATGGCCCTGTTACTTTGTTATTAGAACGAGAAAGTAATAATTAA
- a CDS encoding MraY family glycosyltransferase, giving the protein MTMIVLLILSFTLSVNITFVLKKYFNQKLLDIPNERSSHHKPIPRGGGLGFLLAFTITGFIVTVLINFFPQITSQQLFNLNFVKFLIAIAPVAIIGFIDDRGDVPARIRYLVQLITAIIIIISFGEAPLPKLSNFDSVNFLITFSFTLIGITALINFYNFMDGLDGLVAGVTTIQLSFLAIYLHQSWLWLLVSALIGFLYWNWSPAKIFMGDVGSTALGATIPIALLNSSYSNYLQAWSAFSITFPLIGDAIYTLLRRFWRGENIFQAHRSHLYQRLQQSGCSHQQVALIYMGLTLLCAIVDSVLGFEGIKINLILSLMAIAVGEIYLQSKTPLQT; this is encoded by the coding sequence ATGACTATGATTGTTTTATTAATTTTAAGCTTTACTTTGAGTGTAAATATTACTTTTGTACTCAAAAAATATTTTAATCAAAAACTTCTCGATATTCCTAATGAACGAAGTTCTCATCATAAACCTATTCCTCGTGGAGGTGGCTTGGGTTTTTTGCTCGCTTTTACTATTACAGGATTTATTGTTACAGTTTTAATCAATTTTTTTCCTCAAATTACTTCTCAACAATTATTTAACTTAAACTTTGTTAAATTCTTAATTGCGATCGCGCCTGTAGCTATTATTGGTTTTATTGATGATCGCGGTGACGTACCTGCCCGAATTAGATATTTAGTGCAGTTAATTACAGCAATTATTATTATTATTAGTTTTGGTGAAGCACCTCTTCCTAAACTATCAAACTTTGATTCGGTTAATTTTTTGATTACTTTTAGTTTTACCCTAATCGGCATTACCGCCCTGATTAATTTCTACAATTTTATGGATGGATTAGATGGTTTAGTTGCTGGTGTTACTACTATTCAATTAAGTTTTTTAGCCATTTATCTTCATCAATCCTGGTTATGGTTACTTGTGTCCGCTTTAATCGGTTTTTTATATTGGAATTGGTCACCAGCTAAAATTTTTATGGGAGATGTAGGTAGTACCGCATTAGGAGCAACAATTCCGATTGCTCTTTTAAATAGTAGTTATTCTAACTATCTCCAAGCTTGGTCAGCTTTTAGTATTACTTTTCCCTTAATTGGAGATGCCATTTATACTCTGCTTCGTCGTTTTTGGCGAGGAGAAAATATATTTCAAGCTCATCGCAGTCATCTTTATCAACGTTTACAACAGTCTGGTTGTTCTCATCAACAAGTTGCCTTAATCTACATGGGATTAACTTTACTTTGCGCTATTGTTGATAGTGTGCTAGGGTTTGAGGGAATCAAAATCAACTTAATTCTTAGTTTAATGGCGATCGCTGTTGGAGAAATTTATCTGCAATCAAAAACTCCACTGCAAACTTGA
- a CDS encoding NAD-dependent epimerase/dehydratase family protein, translated as MKVLITGATGFIGSHLIPRLNLINNCQLIAAIRNQDSQPKLSTTVKTIIVGEIDGDTDWSQALIGIDAVIHLAARAHILQEQVPDPEAEFIRVNTQGTANLVQQSIQAGVKHFIFISSIGAVATLSNQILTEETPPQPDTAYGRSKLKAEQALIELASNTNMTWTILRPTLVYGAGNPGNMASLLKLVKSGLPLPLKSVKNRRSFLYVGNLVDAIAICLTNPHAKNQLFLISDTQALSTLELIEQIANSLNTRSILIPVSPMVLKFLGYLGDLITYIIKRKLPINSVIINRLLGSLVVDSNYLYKTLNWQPPYTIKQGIAQGLL; from the coding sequence ATGAAAGTTTTAATTACTGGCGCAACAGGTTTTATCGGTAGTCATTTAATCCCTAGATTAAACCTAATCAACAACTGTCAACTGATAGCAGCAATTCGTAATCAAGATAGTCAACCAAAATTATCAACCACAGTAAAAACAATCATTGTGGGAGAAATTGATGGTGATACTGATTGGAGTCAAGCTCTTATAGGAATAGATGCCGTAATTCATTTAGCAGCCCGCGCTCATATTTTACAGGAACAAGTTCCAGACCCAGAAGCAGAATTTATACGAGTCAATACTCAAGGAACAGCCAATTTAGTTCAACAATCAATTCAAGCAGGAGTAAAACATTTTATTTTTATTAGTTCTATAGGTGCAGTTGCTACTTTAAGTAATCAAATTTTGACAGAAGAAACTCCACCCCAACCAGATACAGCCTATGGACGCAGCAAATTAAAAGCTGAACAAGCTTTAATTGAATTAGCAAGTAATACTAATATGACTTGGACTATCCTTCGTCCTACATTGGTTTACGGTGCTGGTAATCCAGGCAACATGGCAAGTTTACTTAAATTAGTTAAATCGGGTTTACCCTTACCGCTCAAATCAGTCAAAAATCGTCGTAGTTTTCTCTATGTCGGCAATTTAGTTGATGCGATCGCTATTTGTTTGACTAATCCCCATGCCAAAAATCAGCTATTTTTGATTAGTGATACCCAAGCTCTTTCTACTCTAGAATTGATTGAGCAAATTGCCAATTCTTTAAATACCCGTTCTATTCTTATTCCTGTGTCTCCTATGGTGTTAAAATTTCTGGGTTATTTGGGAGATTTAATTACTTATATAATCAAGCGAAAATTACCTATTAACAGTGTAATTATTAACCGATTGTTAGGCTCTTTGGTGGTAGACAGTAATTATCTTTATAAAACTCTTAATTGGCAACCACCTTACACAATTAAACAAGGGATTGCTCAAGGTTTACTATAG
- a CDS encoding iron uptake porin gives MKINQLVTVQNVSNQKRWQLQSTTILCLGTALLVCQGGNATAIEVENNQSQKTASVTTHENLLKQIDRYNQNQSFSQVSNVSQLRDVSPTDWAYEALRSLVERYGCIVGYPNQTFRGDQSLSRYEFAAGLNACLNQIERLIAASETVTREDLDKLQRLTEEFQSELATLNGRVDQLEERTTFLEDHQFSTTTKLSGEVIFSLASIFTGDDANGNEVDRIPVLGDRARLAFNTSFTGEDLLLTFFSTGNFPFFSDVTNTFEGQIGFSEDVDNNLRLITASYYFPLGDRTQVVVEGLGGFAYDFADTINPLDSYDDSGSGAISYFGNRNPIYNQVAGAGIGTRTNLGDNFEVSLGYLAGGASDPLEGSGLLNGPYSALGQVVFKPSDSFKLGLTYVHAYNASDTFAGSNLANFRTFTETEFGEAVPTVGNSYGVEASWQLSDRFVLSGWGGYTNTLTLSTLNGTIDRGSLDIWNWAVTLAFPDLGKQGNLGGVVVGMEPKVTDSSVQLAGLDNTDQDTSLHVEAFYQYQLTDNIAITPGVIWLTAPNHNQDNDDLVIGTLRSTFTF, from the coding sequence ATGAAAATTAACCAGCTTGTTACAGTTCAGAATGTCAGTAATCAGAAACGATGGCAATTACAATCAACTACCATTTTATGTTTGGGAACAGCTTTACTTGTTTGCCAAGGAGGAAATGCTACTGCCATCGAAGTAGAAAATAATCAATCTCAAAAAACGGCATCGGTAACCACTCATGAAAATTTACTTAAACAAATTGATCGCTACAATCAAAATCAATCCTTCTCACAGGTAAGTAATGTCTCTCAATTACGCGATGTTTCTCCTACAGATTGGGCTTATGAAGCGTTACGCTCTTTAGTAGAACGCTATGGTTGTATTGTTGGTTATCCTAATCAAACTTTTCGTGGTGATCAATCTCTTTCTCGTTATGAATTTGCTGCTGGTTTAAATGCTTGTTTGAATCAAATCGAAAGATTAATTGCTGCTTCTGAGACGGTAACCAGAGAGGATTTGGATAAGTTGCAAAGATTGACAGAAGAATTTCAAAGCGAATTAGCCACTCTCAACGGTAGAGTAGATCAATTAGAAGAACGTACTACTTTTTTAGAGGATCATCAGTTTTCAACCACTACCAAATTATCAGGAGAAGTAATTTTTAGTTTGGCTAGTATTTTTACTGGAGATGATGCTAATGGTAATGAAGTAGATCGAATTCCAGTTTTGGGCGATCGCGCGAGGTTAGCATTTAATACTAGTTTTACAGGCGAAGATTTACTCCTAACTTTCTTCTCAACTGGTAATTTTCCTTTTTTTAGTGATGTTACCAATACTTTTGAAGGACAAATCGGTTTCAGTGAAGATGTTGACAATAATTTGAGGTTAATTACCGCATCCTATTATTTCCCTCTTGGCGATCGCACTCAAGTTGTAGTTGAAGGTTTAGGTGGTTTTGCTTACGATTTTGCCGATACAATCAATCCTCTAGATAGTTACGATGATAGTGGTAGTGGCGCAATTTCTTACTTTGGCAATCGTAACCCGATTTATAATCAAGTTGCTGGTGCAGGTATCGGTACCAGAACTAATTTGGGAGATAACTTTGAAGTTAGTTTAGGTTATTTAGCTGGTGGTGCTAGCGATCCATTAGAAGGAAGCGGTTTGTTAAATGGCCCTTATTCTGCTTTAGGACAAGTAGTTTTTAAACCTAGTGATAGCTTCAAGTTAGGTTTAACCTATGTTCATGCTTATAATGCTAGTGACACTTTTGCAGGTAGCAATTTAGCTAATTTTCGTACTTTTACCGAAACAGAATTTGGCGAAGCAGTACCCACAGTTGGTAACTCCTATGGTGTAGAGGCTTCGTGGCAACTTAGCGATCGCTTTGTTCTCAGTGGTTGGGGTGGTTATACCAATACTCTTACTCTTTCTACTCTCAACGGTACAATTGACCGTGGTAGTCTTGATATTTGGAACTGGGCTGTTACTCTAGCTTTCCCCGATCTTGGTAAACAGGGGAATTTGGGAGGTGTTGTAGTTGGCATGGAACCCAAAGTAACTGATTCTAGTGTTCAACTAGCAGGACTTGATAATACAGATCAAGATACGTCTTTGCACGTAGAAGCTTTTTATCAATATCAACTTACAGATAATATTGCGATTACTCCTGGAGTCATTTGGCTCACAGCACCCAATCATAATCAAGACAATGACGATCTTGTAATTGGTACACTTCGTTCTACCTTTACATTCTAG
- a CDS encoding DegT/DnrJ/EryC1/StrS family aminotransferase yields the protein MTRPILLSTPHIGDRELEFVREAFDTNWIAPVGPHVDAFEQEFCQTIGAKYAAALSSGTAALHLALKLVGVEPADEVFCSTLTFVASANPIIYLGATPVFIDCDRVSWNMDPNLLQEALDQRAKRGKLPKAVVLVHLYGQSADIEPILTACNRYNIPLIEDAAEALGATYQSKSPGTMGRIGIFSFNGNKIITTSSGGMLISEDENLVAKARFLATQARDPFPHYEHSEIGYNYRLSNVLAGIGRGQLLVLKDRVAARRHNFSLYYQALSNLPGIKFMPEASYGRSTRWLTCITIDPKKFGSDREKIRDQLQQQQIETRPVWKPLHLQPVFKDCECINGAIAQELFETGLCLPSGSNLTETDIYQVIDAIKLCCTY from the coding sequence ATGACTAGACCGATTCTACTCTCTACCCCCCATATCGGAGATAGAGAATTGGAATTTGTTCGAGAAGCTTTTGACACTAATTGGATTGCCCCAGTAGGACCTCATGTAGATGCTTTTGAACAAGAATTTTGTCAAACAATTGGTGCAAAATATGCAGCAGCATTATCTTCTGGAACAGCAGCTTTACATTTAGCTCTTAAATTAGTTGGAGTTGAACCAGCAGATGAAGTATTTTGTTCTACCTTGACTTTTGTCGCTAGTGCTAATCCAATTATTTATTTAGGTGCAACACCTGTTTTTATCGATTGCGATCGCGTATCTTGGAATATGGATCCTAATTTATTACAGGAAGCTCTAGATCAACGAGCTAAACGAGGAAAATTACCTAAAGCAGTAGTTTTAGTTCATTTATACGGTCAAAGTGCTGACATCGAACCAATTTTAACAGCTTGTAATCGCTACAATATTCCTTTGATTGAAGATGCAGCCGAAGCTTTGGGTGCAACCTATCAAAGCAAATCTCCTGGTACGATGGGACGGATTGGAATTTTTTCTTTTAATGGTAATAAAATTATTACTACTTCTAGCGGAGGAATGTTAATCTCCGAAGATGAAAATTTAGTCGCCAAAGCTCGTTTTCTAGCAACCCAAGCTCGCGACCCTTTTCCTCATTACGAACATTCTGAAATAGGTTACAACTACCGTCTAAGTAATGTTTTAGCTGGTATTGGTCGTGGTCAATTGCTTGTGCTTAAAGATAGAGTTGCAGCTAGACGACATAATTTTTCTCTTTATTACCAAGCATTATCTAATTTGCCTGGAATAAAATTTATGCCTGAAGCTTCTTATGGCAGATCTACTCGTTGGCTTACTTGTATTACCATTGACCCTAAAAAATTTGGCAGTGACAGAGAAAAAATTCGTGATCAACTACAGCAACAACAAATAGAAACTCGTCCTGTTTGGAAACCCCTTCATCTACAACCAGTATTTAAAGATTGTGAATGTATTAATGGTGCCATAGCACAAGAATTATTTGAAACTGGTCTTTGTTTACCTTCGGGTTCTAATTTAACTGAAACAGATATTTATCAGGTAATTGATGCGATTAAACTTTGTTGTACTTATTAA
- a CDS encoding tetratricopeptide repeat protein, whose amino-acid sequence MKNKLWLTFVWLFGYGLVFPSQLLATQFNNLASTKQSAWLALNQIYSVVEQVNKLTEKTTCKLDDDQIKPNNYQIWLNRGINLQQFKKYQESILCFDRALLIEPNLASAWLRRGIALSHLQKYQSANLSYQQALKLNPDDYISWYNQAYALTKLGKFKLSLIAYEQAIKIKPEEHLAWYYRGKTLEKIGKYNQAIASYQQVLKIEPDYYLAWYSQGNLLTKQKRYQAAIIAYQQVLKIKPEEYLAWYNQGNLFLTLKQYRQAIAAYNHAITINPEYEQAWNNRGAAFEGLKQINQALESYNQALQVNPNYQTPLNNRHRLLSKGI is encoded by the coding sequence ATGAAAAATAAACTCTGGTTAACTTTTGTTTGGTTATTTGGTTATGGCTTAGTTTTTCCCAGTCAACTATTAGCAACTCAGTTTAATAATTTAGCTTCAACAAAACAATCTGCTTGGTTGGCTTTAAATCAGATTTATAGTGTTGTTGAGCAAGTTAATAAATTAACAGAAAAAACAACTTGTAAGTTAGATGACGATCAGATTAAACCTAATAACTATCAAATTTGGCTTAATCGAGGCATTAATCTGCAACAGTTTAAGAAGTATCAAGAATCAATTTTATGTTTTGACCGCGCTTTATTAATTGAACCAAATTTAGCTTCAGCTTGGTTACGTCGTGGAATTGCTTTAAGTCACCTTCAAAAATATCAATCAGCAAATTTATCTTATCAACAAGCACTAAAACTAAATCCTGATGATTATATTAGTTGGTATAATCAGGCTTATGCGTTGACAAAATTAGGTAAATTTAAATTATCACTTATAGCTTACGAACAAGCAATTAAAATAAAACCTGAAGAACACTTAGCTTGGTATTATCGCGGTAAAACTCTCGAAAAAATTGGTAAATATAATCAAGCGATCGCATCTTATCAACAAGTTTTAAAAATTGAACCAGATTATTATTTAGCCTGGTATAGTCAAGGAAATTTATTGACTAAACAAAAACGTTATCAAGCAGCAATTATTGCATATCAACAAGTATTAAAAATTAAACCAGAAGAATATTTAGCTTGGTATAATCAAGGAAATCTTTTCTTAACTTTAAAACAATATCGACAAGCGATCGCAGCTTACAATCATGCTATTACCATTAATCCCGAATACGAACAAGCATGGAATAATCGTGGTGCTGCTTTTGAAGGATTAAAACAAATCAATCAAGCGTTAGAATCTTATAATCAAGCCTTGCAAGTTAATCCCAATTATCAAACACCTCTCAATAACCGTCATCGTTTATTAAGTAAAGGAATATAA
- the pdhA gene encoding pyruvate dehydrogenase (acetyl-transferring) E1 component subunit alpha codes for MCAERTLPKFDSTSIKITKEEGLMLYEDMVLGRLFEDKCAEMYYRGKMFGFVHLYNGQEAVSTGVIKALRPDQDYVCSTYRDHVHALSAGVPAREVMAELFGKETGCSKGRGGSMHMFSAEHKLLGGYAFVAEGIPVATGAAFQSKYRREALGDDNFDQVSVCFFGDGASNNGQFFECLNMAALWKLPMIYVVENNKWAIGMAHERATSQPEIYKKASVFDMAGYEVDGMDVLAVRAVAQEAIARARAGEGPTLIEALTYRFRGHSLADPDELRSPEEKEYWAEKDPIERFAKYLQNNSLASSEELKEIQKKIQAEIDEAVQFAETSPEPSPSELHRYIFAED; via the coding sequence ATGTGTGCTGAAAGAACTTTACCTAAATTCGATTCTACTTCTATAAAAATTACTAAAGAAGAAGGATTGATGCTCTATGAGGACATGGTCTTAGGACGCTTATTTGAGGATAAGTGTGCTGAAATGTATTATCGAGGCAAAATGTTTGGTTTTGTCCATTTATATAACGGTCAAGAAGCAGTTTCTACAGGAGTAATTAAAGCTCTGCGACCAGACCAAGATTATGTTTGTAGTACTTATCGTGACCACGTTCATGCTCTTAGTGCTGGTGTACCTGCTCGCGAAGTCATGGCAGAGTTATTTGGTAAAGAAACAGGCTGTAGTAAAGGTCGCGGTGGTTCGATGCATATGTTTTCTGCCGAACATAAACTACTGGGAGGATATGCGTTTGTAGCTGAGGGAATTCCTGTTGCTACAGGGGCAGCTTTTCAAAGTAAATATCGTAGAGAAGCTTTAGGAGATGATAATTTTGATCAAGTATCAGTTTGCTTTTTTGGCGATGGAGCAAGCAACAACGGTCAATTTTTTGAATGTTTGAATATGGCAGCTTTGTGGAAGTTGCCGATGATTTATGTAGTAGAAAATAATAAATGGGCAATTGGGATGGCTCATGAACGAGCTACTTCTCAACCAGAAATCTACAAAAAAGCCAGTGTGTTTGATATGGCTGGTTATGAAGTTGATGGTATGGATGTATTAGCAGTTCGTGCGGTTGCTCAAGAAGCGATCGCTCGCGCTCGTGCAGGAGAGGGGCCAACTTTAATTGAAGCGTTAACCTATCGTTTTCGTGGTCATTCTCTAGCCGATCCTGATGAATTGCGTTCTCCAGAAGAAAAAGAATATTGGGCAGAAAAAGATCCGATTGAAAGATTTGCTAAATATCTTCAAAACAATAGTTTAGCCAGCAGCGAAGAACTCAAAGAAATTCAGAAAAAGATTCAAGCTGAAATTGATGAGGCGGTTCAATTTGCTGAAACTAGTCCCGAACCATCTCCTAGCGAGTTACATCGTTATATTTTTGCTGAAGATTAA
- the panD gene encoding aspartate 1-decarboxylase → MATIRLMHAKLHRVRVTEANVNYVGSITIDQDLMDKVGILPLEEVDVINLNNGKRWSTYAIPGKADTGEICPNGGAALLCQPGDLLIIIAYEQRDREEVMQNGHQAKVLVADEQNRCQEFIYQGLNPEDNRLQFYSSSTKS, encoded by the coding sequence ATGGCAACAATCAGATTAATGCACGCTAAACTTCATCGTGTGAGGGTAACCGAAGCAAATGTCAATTATGTCGGAAGTATTACTATTGACCAAGATTTGATGGACAAAGTGGGCATTTTACCCCTAGAAGAAGTTGATGTAATTAATCTCAATAATGGCAAACGTTGGTCTACTTACGCAATTCCTGGTAAAGCTGATACAGGGGAAATTTGTCCCAATGGTGGTGCAGCCTTATTATGTCAACCAGGAGATCTTTTAATTATTATCGCTTATGAACAACGCGATCGCGAAGAAGTAATGCAAAACGGACATCAAGCAAAAGTATTAGTCGCCGACGAACAAAATCGTTGTCAAGAATTTATTTATCAAGGTCTTAATCCAGAAGACAATCGATTACAATTTTATTCTTCTTCAACAAAATCTTAG